Within the Pseudomonas chlororaphis subsp. aurantiaca genome, the region ACAGGCTCAGCTGGGTGCCTTCGTCATTGAGAAACTGGTTGTAGTCCAGGCGGTAGTAGTGCTCGTGATCGTCCCCCGGCGGGAACAGGCCGCTGAGGGTTACCTGCTCGCCCATGGAGGTCTGCGAGTTACTGCTGACCGCCAACAGGGCTTGCAGGCCATTGCGGTTGTCGTCGGTGGTGCTGAGGCTGCTGGTGAAGGGTTTGCGGCTGGCCTGGGCAATCAGGTAGGCCGCGCCGTCGGTGGTGCCCGGTGGCGGCACCTGGGCTTGCAGGGTGACCCCGGGAATGCGGCTCATCAGGGTGGTGTAGTGCTCGAAGGTCTTGCGGGTCAGTGGCCGTTCGGCCTTGAGTTTTGCCACCAGTTTGTCGAGGTAGGCCGAGACCGGGCCGATATCGCCCTGCAGCTGATAGTCCTTGATGTAGCCCTCCACCAGGACCACGCGCACGGTGCCCTGGTCGAAGCTCTGTTGTGGCAGGAACGCGTAGGACAACAGGTAGCCGTCCTGCTGGTAGCGGCGGGTGATTTCCCGGGTGGCTTCGATCAGTTGCGCCAGGGTGCTTTCATGGCCGATCAGCGGCTTGTAGATCTCCGCCAACTCGTTCAGCGGATAGAGGGTGCCGCCTTCGATCTGCACGGTGCTGACGTTGACCGTGGTGCCCATCATCAGCGGTTGGGCCTGGGTTTGCGTGGGTGGCGCCAGCTTGGGCGCCGGGGTCGTGGGGCGATAGGCGTCGGCCGGCAGGTTGGGCACCGGCAGGTTGCGGATGGTTTCGTTGCTATTGAGAAAGCTGGGAAGGTTTTCGGCGTGGACGTATGAGCAAAGGGAGACTAACAGCAAGGGAGCCAAAGCGCGCATAGGACACTCCATGGTCAAGTCGCAGCAACGCGAGAGGTACTTCAGTCGGCGGCGCTTGTCAGGGTCTTGGCCTTGATCAAGTACTGCAACCGTCATGCTCCAGACAAGAAAAAGACGAGAGACTCAATCGAATCCCTCGTCTCCAACCAAGCGTAGGCGCTGTAGGTAGGGCCGTCGAATCGGCCAGGTGCAAAACGCTTATCGGGTGCCGCCCAGGGTTCCGGTCAAGCCACCGAGCACACCGCCCAGCACGCCGGTGGTGCCCGTGGTCCCGCTGCCGCTGGTGGTGCCGCCGTTGACCAGGGTCCCGACCGTGGCGACGGTAGCGCCCACGGTGTTGACGGTCTGGCCGACAGTGCTCACCACAGGGTTGGGGGCGCTGGCCGTGATGCTGGTGCCTACCGTGCTGACGGCGCCGCCTACCTGGGTGAGCAGACCGGCCACGGGAGTGCCCACTCCGGTTGTGGCGCCTACTTGTTGGGTCAGGCTGGTGACGGTAGTGGTGACCGGGTTCAACGCTGCGCCGACCGTGGCGCCGACACCGGCCAGTGGCGCAGTGGCGCCGACATTGGCGACACCGGTGCCACCCAGGGCTCCGCCCACCGAGGCCACTACGTTGCCGACCGAGGCACCGCTTACACCCGCGGCACTGACCAGGGTGTTGGTGTTGCCCGCATTCAAGCCGTTACCCAGGTTGACCACCGCACCGCCGACTGTTTCCAGCAGGCCAGCGCCGCCGATGCCGCCACCTGTGCCCGAGCCGCTGGTGGTAGCCAGGCCACCGGCCGTGGTGGCGGTGGTACCGATGTTGTTCAGGGCGCCACCGAGGGTATTGGTCAGCGGGTTGCCGCCGCCGGTGGTGGTGATTTTGTTACCCAGGCTGTCGACCACGCTGCCGACCCGGCTGACCAGCCCGTCGACCGGGGTACCCAGGCCGGTCGTGCTGCCGACCTTGCCGGTCAGGCCTTCTGCCAGGGTGACGACCGGTACCAGCAGGTTGTTGCCCACCTTGTCTGTCACTGTCCCCAGGGGGCCGCTACTGGTCACGGTGGTGAGGGTGTCGCCGAGCATGCTGACCTTGCTGCCGACGCCGTCGAGTACCGGCGCCACCCGGGTGACCACGCCGCCCACCAGGGGAATACTGCTGGTGCTGGTGGCCAGTTTGCCGCTGATGTCCGAGACGCCATCGCCGACGTCCGACACCACGTTGCCGACTATGGCCGTGGTCTTGCTCAAGGCCTGTGGATCGCTGCCCAGTTGGCCTAGGCCATTGGTCAGGCCATCGCCTACGGTGTCGACCACATTGCCGGAGGTGTTCACCGCGCTTTGCAGGACCCCGCCGACTACTGGAAGTGGAGCCAGCGCATTGCTGAGGGTGCTGACACCGTCGCCGACGCCGCT harbors:
- a CDS encoding ShlB/FhaC/HecB family hemolysin secretion/activation protein, which encodes MRALAPLLLVSLCSYVHAENLPSFLNSNETIRNLPVPNLPADAYRPTTPAPKLAPPTQTQAQPLMMGTTVNVSTVQIEGGTLYPLNELAEIYKPLIGHESTLAQLIEATREITRRYQQDGYLLSYAFLPQQSFDQGTVRVVLVEGYIKDYQLQGDIGPVSAYLDKLVAKLKAERPLTRKTFEHYTTLMSRIPGVTLQAQVPPPGTTDGAAYLIAQASRKPFTSSLSTTDDNRNGLQALLAVSSNSQTSMGEQVTLSGLFPPGDDHEHYYRLDYNQFLNDEGTQLSLYGTRYRADPGTNVQLDNGLELKPHRENDRYSIGLSHPVIASPNELLILGSRLYAVNDKTRYQVVGYPQSVELKTDIRALAFEGDWRKANARQLRILSAGVYQGLDALGAKTNDDLYDLDFFRVRLSGVQSDKFFDNWQGVLSAALYWSRDNLPDSERAVFGGQNFGRGYPDDQASGDKGWGAAYEVNYSFNREDRWLRILQPYVVLDRSRTWFNELPVKGNSLSSAAVGLRFGDAKYYNISLEAAKPMSDEALDTHNRRPRYTLSFSYQL
- a CDS encoding collagen-like triple helix repeat-containing protein, translated to MKTQVWLKTSTALALILALGLTGCSSGGGGHKSSSGSSSPDSAAGTDSGSGGAGDGSGGAGGTGGGTAGTGGTGGIDGGTDGTGGTGGGTAGTGGTGGTGGTGGTGDGTGGGGGTDPTNPTNPTDPTTPTTTPLVTSTLVSDLGTTISGVGDGVSTLSNALAPLPVVGGVLQSAVNTSGNVVDTVGDGLTNGLGQLGSDPQALSKTTAIVGNVVSDVGDGVSDISGKLATSTSSIPLVGGVVTRVAPVLDGVGSKVSMLGDTLTTVTSSGPLGTVTDKVGNNLLVPVVTLAEGLTGKVGSTTGLGTPVDGLVSRVGSVVDSLGNKITTTGGGNPLTNTLGGALNNIGTTATTAGGLATTSGSGTGGGIGGAGLLETVGGAVVNLGNGLNAGNTNTLVSAAGVSGASVGNVVASVGGALGGTGVANVGATAPLAGVGATVGAALNPVTTTVTSLTQQVGATTGVGTPVAGLLTQVGGAVSTVGTSITASAPNPVVSTVGQTVNTVGATVATVGTLVNGGTTSGSGTTGTTGVLGGVLGGLTGTLGGTR